GGCTGTTCCGGGCGCTTTTCTGCGGGTTCCGGGGACCCTTCCGGAGCGGCTGGTGACGTCGTCGCTGGTCAGGTGTCCGGCGAGCGGTGGCGGCGCCCGGCCGGGCGTGGTCAGGCGCGTCGTGCGCCGTCGTCGTCGCGGCGGAGACCGCTCCAGCCTGCCGCGCCGACGACCGCGCTGAGGCCTGCCAGCGTGAGGAGCGCGGCCGGCAGGGTCCAGACGGTGGCGAGCGCGCCGACGAGGAGGGGTCCGCCGGCGTCGCCGAGTTCACGTCCCATTTCGGCGCTGCCCATCGTCCGGCCCATCCGCTCCTCGGGCGTCGTCGCGGCGAGGTGCGCGAAGGCGAGCGGCGTCAACGTGCCCGCCATGGCGCCGAATGACAAGGTCGCGGTGAAGAGGGTGGCGGCGTTCGGCCAGAGGGCGAGGAGGGCGAGGCCGCCAGCGGCCAGGGCCATGCCGATGGCGCTGCCGGTCGAGGTCCGGAGCCGTCCTTCGTCGTGCAGGCGTCCGATGACCGGTTGTACGGCTGTCGAGGTCAGCGCGAGCAGGGCCACGGCGGCGGCGCCCGTCAGGGGGTGAAGCTCCAGGCGGACCGCCAGCAGGGGCAGGAAGCCGACCGTGACGCCGAGAACTCCGGTGGTCATGGCCATCAGCAGGGTGGGCAGCAGGAAGCCGCGCGTCGTCGTCTGGCGCATCAGATCCTTGAGGGTCGAGCGCTGCCGGGGCGCCGGGGGCAGCGCCGGAAGGCCGCGGCTCACCCAGACGGTCGCGGCCAGGGCGAAGAGCGCGAGAGCCAGATAGAGGGACTGGATCCCGAACCAGCCGGTGAGGGCGATCCCGATCAGCGGTCCCAGCACATACCCCAGGCTCTTCCAGGCGCCGTACCGTCCGAAGTAGCGGCCGAGCCGCTCCTTGCCGGCCAGTCGCGCGACCGCGGCCGACGACGCCGGGGAGAATGCCGATGCGGCCGCGCCCTGCCCCAGCCGGGCGAGGGCCAGCATGGCGGGGGAGGCGCTGAGCAGAGCCAGGAGGGACGCCGCGGCGAAGGCGATCAGCCCACCGATGATCACCGGTTTCGCGCC
This portion of the Arthrobacter woluwensis genome encodes:
- a CDS encoding MFS transporter: MTASNDAARPLIPLYLAGFTSAFGAHGVASVLGAESADLGLTLLGLGAVLALYDLAEVVLKPIFGALSDRIGAKPVIIGGLIAFAAASLLALLSASPAMLALARLGQGAAASAFSPASSAAVARLAGKERLGRYFGRYGAWKSLGYVLGPLIGIALTGWFGIQSLYLALALFALAATVWVSRGLPALPPAPRQRSTLKDLMRQTTTRGFLLPTLLMAMTTGVLGVTVGFLPLLAVRLELHPLTGAAAVALLALTSTAVQPVIGRLHDEGRLRTSTGSAIGMALAAGGLALLALWPNAATLFTATLSFGAMAGTLTPLAFAHLAATTPEERMGRTMGSAEMGRELGDAGGPLLVGALATVWTLPAALLTLAGLSAVVGAAGWSGLRRDDDGARRA